A genome region from Arachis duranensis cultivar V14167 chromosome 6, aradu.V14167.gnm2.J7QH, whole genome shotgun sequence includes the following:
- the LOC107494693 gene encoding GLABROUS1 enhancer-binding protein-like: MGKPKHVAPPEDSDDELQVPKPQPGQEDSSEEEDEATSSEEDEDTDEGEDERDKHVLLPRKPQPQVVSKPSSSSEDDSESEPEPEPEPESEPEPEPEPEPEPEPEPEPEALSKNAKSSSKLKSPPSSAVSQAKSGSKRAAKNSIDHSKQAKRGKKAQEDHAASDEEDSKKSRDVSKSLFQRVFSEKDEIGILKGLAEFIAKTGKEPYKCAEEFYDFLKGSNLIGSNASCNQLKDKIHRLKKKFENNLAKEKSGKGTTLKPHELEAFQLGKNVWGHDGRGGKTVRNEASKKDKVNNEKAGESTPKKALNSEPLDSRIKELSGTSLALTSMLKYDGTFGKPFGEDYIRKGIELLGVSKREEIEAKWRKFEDAENKLYAEIAEFYAEQAKLLCQANSSSSS, translated from the coding sequence ATGGGGAAGCCGAAGCATGTCGCTCCTCCCGAAGACTCTGACGACGAACTGCAGGTTCCAAAGCCTCAACCCGGACAAGAAGATAGCAGCGaggaagaggatgaagcaacttcatctgaggaagacgAAGACACCGATGAAGGCGAAGATGAACGTGACAAGCACGTGCTGCTTCCCAGGAAGCCTCAACCGCAAGTGGTTTCCAAACCCTCGTCTTCTTCTGAAGACGATTCGGAGTCGGAGCCGGAGCCGGAACCGGAACCCGAGTCCGAGCCCGAGCCCGAGCCCGAGCCCGAGCCCGAGCCCGAGCCTGAGCCTGAGCCAGAGGCTCTATCGAAAAACGCTAAATCCTCTTCAAAGTTGAAGTCTCCACCTTCGTCTGCTGTGAGTCAAGCCAAATCCGGGTCAAAGCGAGCAGCCAAGAACAGTATCGATCACTCGAAGCAAGCTAAACGTGGGAAGAAGGCACAGGAGGATCACGCGGCCTCTGACGAAGAGGATTCGAAGAAATCACGTGACGTTTCGAAATCCCTCTTTCAGAGGGTTTTCAGCGAGAAAGATGAGATAGGTATCTTGAAAGGCCTGGCTGAGTTCATCGCAAAAACAGGGAAGGAACCCTATAAATGCGCTGAAGAATTTTACGATTTCTTGAAGGGATCGAATTTGATTGGGTCAAATGCATCATGCAACCAATTGAAGGATAAGATCCACCGGCTGAAGAAGAAGTTTGAGAACAATCTAGCCAAAGAGAAGAGCGGCAAGGGGACAACTTTAAAGCCGCACGAGTTGGAAGCATTTCAGTTGGGAAAGAATGTTTGGGGCCACGATGGCCGGGGCGGTAAAACAGTGCGCAACGAAGCTTCGAAAAAGGATAAGGTTAATAATGAGAAGGCTGGGGAGAGTACCCCCAAGAAGGCGCTGAATTCTGAACCCTTGGATTCAAGGATTAAGGAATTGTCTGGGACTAGTTTAGCTTTGACTTCAATGTTGAAATATGATGGGACTTTTGGTAAGCCTTTCGGTGAAGACTATATTAGAAAGGGAATAGAGTTGCTTGGAGTCTCAAAGAGGGAAGAGATCGAGGCTAAGTGGAGAAAGTTCGAAGATGCTGAAAATAAATTGTATGCGGAGATAGCTGAATTCTATGCTGAACAGGCTAAGTTATTATGTCAAGCAAATAGCTCGTCGTCCTCCTAG